In Cicer arietinum cultivar CDC Frontier isolate Library 1 chromosome 7, Cicar.CDCFrontier_v2.0, whole genome shotgun sequence, the genomic window AAGCATTACGGTTCGCAAAAGTAAGTGAAAGAGAAGGGTTGGACCAAAACGACGGCGTAAAATAAGCACTGAAATTCGCGCCGCAGTATTCGGGGGCAGCGAGGACGGTGTCGGGACGGAGAGGAGTAGCGGCGAGTTTGGCAATGTCGTCGACGAGGATTAAGTCCGAGTCAAGGTAAACAACTCTAGTGATGCAAAAAGGGAGGAGTTCGGCGAGGTAGGTGCGGGCGTAGTTGAGCGGACAATCGAGGGCGGAGCGGATGGAGGTTGAAATCAATCCAGCAACGGGACCGTCGTGGAAGGGGTAGATTTGGAATTTCAGATAGGGAAACGAGTTAGTAATAGTTCTGTTAAGGACGGTTGTGGAGGAAGGTTTTGAAGATGCGGTTATGAAATGGAAAACGATGTTTTCGGGACAAGAGGAGTGTTGGAGTACAGAGAGGATCGCTGCCATGGAGCCTCGGATGTAGGACACGTCCAGTGTCATTGCCACGTGTACGGCTTCGATTGAACATGTGTGATTATTGAGGTGGGATCCAATGGTGGCGCAGGTTGGGGAGTTGTAAAATTTTGGGGCTTCCTTGAAGAGTTCAAGATCAAGGGTGGTGCAAAAGGTGTGTGTGGAGAAGAGAATTAAGAGGGCACATAAGATGAATAATTTGAACCTCATTGGTGAATGGTGATAGATGTGGGATTTTTGGGGATTAATGGGTGAGTGAATATATTTGTGGAGGTTGAAACAAGAAAGAGACAGAAGGAACATGTGAGTGGATTTGTGGGAGAACACTCTTTACGTACGTTTTCTGGCTGGTGGCATTCAACCCGCCTTTAGTCCAAAAACTAGCAGCTCAAATCCAAGTCAAAATGatgaatgattttatattttgtttttacatGTTTGAACGTATACGTAGTTTActcttttgaataattatattattattactactactatCTCACAGTTTTTTATAAGACTGTATATGAAAAGCAATTAAAGTTACAgcaataaataactaaatttattttaatttgttttataaatggGATCAGAAGTAATTTTAATTAGACTAAACTACATATTTTTCTTACTTaacttattttgtaattttacttgaattcctttatttatttatttcttcagTTTTTATCTCTTATCTTTAATTTATCTTATATGGGGAGTGAAGCTATTGGGACaatgtaaaaaaatgataaaataagtaTAGGAACTAACTTAGGATTTACAGAAAAATTGTTTccctttttctcttctttttcatctgttttttttctttttttttactgatttagggtttattatcattttgtttttttaattaattattattcatCTACAATTTGTTAGATCTAAAAATATATTCCATCAATCTCTTTTTAATTGACACATTAATTTGTAGGATAACTTTGttgtcattttcaaattttactacaatattaattattgatttatcaataataaacttttttatttcatagacaaaaatatatgagatgagataataaataattaaggaCTTTCAAACAATAGATaaataatgacataaaaaaatttGGCAAACATTATTTGTTGTCCCATTATACATAAAAAGGCAAAAActgacaatttaaaaataaatggtGGAAGTAATTAATATCTCATTGAAAATTAaagatatcatttttttaaataaatcaattattatgAGACAGAGATgaagtaataaataattaaaatattatagaagaaaataatttcatcaaatatGACCAAAAAaagtattgatttttaatatttaagtttgattgtgattttaattcatttatgttaattgattcacgaaattgatcatcctattttaaaagtcaacaattttggtttatttttcagattttttttaactaaaaaatgatgatgtgacatatgataagatgatgtagaatgattaatatCTACGAAATTGGAATAAACCGTcgtaaaaacttatattttaactttggaaatttttaatttaattaataacatatgaataattaatatatctagaTAGTTCTATATTATAGAATTATATGTCGCGTCAttaaaattatgtcaaattgtcatttttttagttaaaaaatttgagaGAGGAATCAAAAttatcgatttttaaaataataggatcaattttgtgaattggtaataatagagagaccaaaactacaattaaacttaATCGAGATACCAAAATTGcaatttataataatagagGCAAAAAATAGATATATGTAGTTCAAATTTTAGATCGcatatataaacttttttatttaattttgtttatacagTTGTGTTattgaaacataaaatttaacggagacatcttatatagttgtTATTTGATACAAAATTTGACACATACATCATATCTATACGATGTaatgttcattttatttttttgcaaaaacaattttttttttaaagaaagtttAAAAGCACTTTTataacacaaaataaatatttgtgtcattaatcACTTTGAGTATTTCATTAATTACTAAAACACATTTCATTAATTACTTATTAAgcatatatttcattaaaatacattacattaattactaaattgcaatactctaaaaataattaatgtcttGTATTTTAATAGTTAATGAAATACATGTTAAAGTATTTTAATAGTTAAtgaaatatatgttaaataaatagttaataacttatattttatttttagtggtaaataaagtatttaaaatgaTTAGTTGTATTGCATATGTGTCacaaaaaaatctcaattataaaaaaagatgttgaaaaaacaattataaaaaaataaattttttcttgaaaaaaatataaaatacttttcaCCGTTTAAGGAACattacatataatataaatattatgtcaaatttatatgtttaaatataaattttttgtttatattggcTTTGTTTgggtaatattaatttataatggATAACTTATAGCTTATAATTGAAAACTTTAAATTACTTGAAGTGtctgataaaattaatttaaaatataaaattacataaaaaaaaaaatttaagtaaaaataaaatttttaagttaatgtttaaaacattttaaaagtagtaattttttttattaatttaaaatttattaatctgatatattaatttatttaaataaaatgaataaattattaactttaaaatattaattattgtaacatttaaattatttataaataacctaaaattataataaataaattatttactttaaaaaaattaaattatataaattatttaaaaaatattttgaaattataataaataaattataaaaataattttaattttaattgtaattgtaataataaaaatttagagaaTAGAAATCACGTTGACTACAGTATTGTTGCATTTAACAACCCTGCTTTTGCGTTACAAATACCAACGAAGTGTTGGCATGTGACATGCCATTTCATCGGTTTGATTTTGCG contains:
- the LOC101507642 gene encoding probable galacturonosyltransferase-like 1 codes for the protein MFLLSLSCFNLHKYIHSPINPQKSHIYHHSPMRFKLFILCALLILFSTHTFCTTLDLELFKEAPKFYNSPTCATIGSHLNNHTCSIEAVHVAMTLDVSYIRGSMAAILSVLQHSSCPENIVFHFITASSKPSSTTVLNRTITNSFPYLKFQIYPFHDGPVAGLISTSIRSALDCPLNYARTYLAELLPFCITRVVYLDSDLILVDDIAKLAATPLRPDTVLAAPEYCGANFSAYFTPSFWSNPSLSLTFANRNACYFNTGVMVIDLRRWRAGDYTTMIREWMELQKRMRIYELGSLPPFLLVFAGRITPVDHRWNQHGLGGDNFRGLCRDLHPGPVSLLHWSGKGKPWARLDANRPCPLDALWAPYDLLKTSFTFEV